Below is a window of Oryza brachyantha chromosome 10, ObraRS2, whole genome shotgun sequence DNA.
GCAAGCACAAGGGTTACCTCTCCATGGTCTTCGCAGACTACAACCTCTCCGTCGAATACTACCGTGCCCCTATGCTTGTCATGATCGACCGCCTCCCGGCGGGCAGCGGAGCCATCAAGGGGGCGGTCCGGCTGGACGTGCTGCCCCGGCACGCCGACCGCTGGGCCGGCGCTGACGTGCTCGTGTTCAACACGGGGCATTGGTGGAACGAGCACAAGACTACCAAATCGTAAGCTAAGGCTGTGATTATGTTGTTTAATTGATTTGTTATGACTGATCTAAGATTAATCTGAAACTACTGTGAAATGCAAGCTTGCAGGGGAAATTATTTCATGACTGGCACTCGGCTGAACATGACCATGGATATCAAGGAAGCATTCCGATTGGCGCTTGGGACAGTGACAGATTGGGGGACAACTAATGCACGGCTTCCTAACAGCTATCTTTTCTTCAGGAGTTATTCTCCTTCTCATTACAGGTAAGAATTATTTGTGAATATACACTGTTCAGTTTCTTAGAGTAAATTACACTACGtcatacaattttatttgtgaAGTAGGTGCAACGTAGTATAAACTCGAAAATCATTCGTCCCAATAAACATGCCTACAAAACTTAGGTAAAATTGCAATTCGTAGCTCATCTTGCTAGTTTGGATGTCGATTAGAAGGCTACATGCAACTAAATAAATGggttatttgcaaataaacatTTCTCTTGTAATTTGCCGTTAGTTTGCATGCATAACGAGGCATGAGTCGTGTGATGCCTTAGTTCGCACGCACACAAGTTCGTATTCTAAAATGAGAATTTTGGTTCTCTTCTTCTCTgatgaaacataaaaaatatttgatttttttaaagttattcaataatataaatgatgaaattaactaatataaaattaagaaacTACTCTACAAGGATGAGATGATCTGTAGAAacatttttggaaaaagaatACACCGTTTAAGATTTCTAAAAACGTGCgcataaaaactgaaaaataatatagctaaAATAACATAGACTACGTTCGTAAATGATGGAAGCTATATCACCAATGTAATTGATACTCCATACAAAACATGACAACCTAGTAGACATAGGGTTCGTAATGGGCCCTTCGTATTAACCTACAAAACACAAGGGTTCGGTTTAAAAATGGAtggactaaaatttaattgatttttaagttaaaaatatataaaggttGAATAAAGTGTTAAAAGGACCCATCGATCATAACCCATTACCACGCTAAATACGCAATTAGACATCATTTGGTACAACAAATCTAGATAGACCCCTTGTTCAAACTAGTACAGTTAGATAGTGTCTAATCctatattatgttattatattttgagtatacattacaaaattacaaacatCATTAGATCaaactatcataaaactagAAGTTTAAGGGTGcctatcacaaaactacagatttaacatcaaaatttttatagcacTACCAATTTAAAGCATTGCATCTAAGAAACTATATCTTTAACATTAATTTCTAAGGATTTAATTACAGTTTGGTAACCTAAAAAGACAATACTTGTCATGGTTAATAGGACAACCACCGCCGATAGGTTAGCCGGACAAAGTCGGATGCTAGGCAAGAGTGCAATTTAGATCGGGGAGAAAGAACACATGGGGAAGGGGAATACACTAATATTGATTCATTGCTTAATTTCGAATGACGATACATCTGTTGTTACATAGAGATATAAAGGACTCTATCTAAACCTGACTCTCCAATCATCTAAGCTATACAGCATAACCAACCGACGGCGAGACATTTTCTTGACTGCTACTGAGATGCACTTGGGGCTAGATGCCCAAATTCTAATGGCACTACACCGCTCCTTGTAAGTAATTTGTCCTTTAGGTGCAACATGGATTTGAGACAGAGATAACTtcctataaacaaaatataacataCCGCTTAAACGTTTTACATCCCGACATtctgtattattattttcaacaaaaataGATCTAAGATTATTTTGTGTAGCCACGCAGTCTTCTGAAATATTGTGGAACCCATCTAAAAAGCTTGGAGAGAAAGAACACGTGTGCACCATACTTTATGCCTGACAGGCAATCTGGCCCGTAAGCCGAAACAATTCCACGTCGTGCAAAGGCAAATGGAAGGACtgtttgtcacgcccagaaatttacaccaaatttctgaacaatagcatgtattaaatttcggtccaggaatcagcccgagtacacactatgacaaattaatacacagttccacgacttataaacaaataaaaacaattatctatcgaaatacagcggaaaaggaaaacaagactagaccatctaatcttcagcttca
It encodes the following:
- the LOC102719706 gene encoding protein trichome birefringence-like 8 isoform X3, with product MHAGHVLLSILLVLLALSIVTLVAHMPLPQSFFASRPPHLIKNTGIDLTGAGDCVYSNGRWVRDAAAMTAYREDCPFVDPGFQCITNGRSNSSFRYWRWQPDRCQLPRFNATEMLERSRNGRIVYAGDSIGRNQWESMVCMLAAAVPAGKSRIYEKSGKPLSKHKGYLSMVFADYNLSVEYYRAPMLVMIDRLPAGSGAIKGAVRLDVLPRHADRWAGADVLVFNTGHWWNEHKTTKSGNYFMTGTRLNMTMDIKEAFRLALGTVTDWGTTNARLPNSYLFFRSYSPSHYSITNRRRDIFLTATEMHLGLDAQILMALHRSL